The Phycisphaeraceae bacterium genomic sequence GGGCCTTCGCTTCGTCCTCGTGCTGGACCTGCGTGAGGGTGGCCACGGGTTTTCCGCTCATCGCAGTCATTCAATCGCCCTCACATCATCGAGCAGCGACGGGATTTGCCCCTCGTACCACAGCCGTGCTTTCATGATGTCCCGGCTTTCAGCGTCTCCCACCTGAACCTTTGCAACTTCCATGTACCGTCCGCCGCGTTTCATCAGCTCATCCTGCGTGCCAGCTTCGACGATCCGCCCGCGATCGAGCACGATGACGAAATCCGCTCGGTTCAGCGTGCTGAGCCTGTGGGCTACGACGAATGTCGTGCGTCCCTTCATTGCGTTGTCCATAGCCAGAAGAATTTCGTGTTCGGTCTCAGGGTCGATCGCGGCTGTGGCGTCGTCGAGGATCAGAATCGCCGGTTCAAGAAGGATGGCTCTGGCGATCGCAAGCCGCTGTCGCTGCCCGCCGGAGAGTGTCATGCCCTGTTCACCGATGACTGTGTCGTAACCTTTAGGCAATTCCATGATGAAGTCATGGGCTGCGGCGATTTGTGCTGCCTTAATCACCTGCTCACGCGATGCATTGGGCTGACCGAAAGCGATATTATTCGCAATCGTGTTACTGAAAAGAAAACTCTCCTGAAAAACCAGGCCGATGTTTCTTCGCAGGTCTTCGAGTTTGATCTTTCGTACGTCGATGCCGTCGATGAGCAGTCGGCCGCCAGTGGGGTCGTAAAAGCGGGGGATTAGCGATAACAGCGTGCTCTTGCCCGTTCCCGTCGCTCCAAGGATCGCCACACACTGTCCGGCCTGTACCTTGAAAGACAGATCTGTGAGCACCGGCTCGCTGGGAAAATAGCCAAACGAAACGCGATCAAACTCGACGTCTCCGCGCAACCGGCTGATGGAAATGGCGTCAGGTGCGCTGGAAATCTCCAGAGGCGCGTGCAGCACTTCGTAAACACGCCCAGCCGAGGTCAGGCTGGCTTGGAGCGTGTTAGCCACATTGGCGATTGCTTCGACCTGGGAGGAAAACTGTTGAAGCAGGGCGGCAAAAACGATCAGTGAACCAACGGTGAACGAGGCCGACGGGTTGCCATGATCTGCAATAACGAGAAAGCCGCCATAGAGCAGCACGACTACAAGATTCACCTGTGTCAGAAGCCATACCGTCGAGCTGTAAAGCGAACTGCGTTTGAACAGCCATCGCTGCTGCACGCGGAAAGCGTCATTGGCAGCGTGAAATTTTGCAATTTCCGCATCCTCGAGAGCGAAACCTTTGACGACGTGTTGCCCCAGTACGTTTTCGGAGAGCGTGAGAATGACACGATCGTAGAGTTTGCTCTTATGCTCCAGGGCCGGCCGGACGGAGTGCGAATACCAGATTGACGCGACCATGAGCAGTGGAGAGGTTGCCAACCCGACGAGTGTGAGCGTCGGATGCATTTGGAGCATGAACAGGAAGTACGCCACCAGCGTGATAAGCAGGACGATGATTTGGATGATCGCCCACTCGGCGAATGAGGCGATCCCCGCTACATCGCTGGTGGCGCGGTTAATGATTGAACCAGTCTCATTGGCGTCAAAGAAACGAAAGGAGAGTCTCTGAAGTTTGTCATAAACCGCTGTTCGCAGCTTGATCATGATGGTGTTGATCAACTGTGATGTCGCAACCGCAGTGCCGTAGCGTAGCCCCATCCGAACCAATGCCAGCAGCACAATGCCGACACCAAGGAAGATCAGCGCTTTCATGGGAGCAGCAAGACCTGCCTCTGGAAACGGCAGATGGAGCGGAAGCGTCGGCCGAGGACCGTCCCCTACGACATATTTAATGAGGTCGATGGCGGTTCCGACCAGCGAAAGCCCGCCGAGCGTCAGTCCGAGCATTACGAGGTGGATACACAGGAGCGTCAGACAACGGCGCGGGAATGACAAGCCAAGCCTGACCATCCACTTGATGAGACCCCAGTTGGTCGTCTGCGCACCAGCGAAGAACGATTCGAGGGATTTATGTGAGAAACCGGCAGACGACACAGGCAGGGATTCCGAGGATTCTGATGGCTAAAACACCGTAGTTTAGAGTTTCCAACCCAGAGTTGCGAATAAGGGTGGATATGATGTCCGTGAAGATCGGAGGTTTCCATGCCGAATATTCGTGATCTACTGGGGAATGATGCCGATGCGCTGCTTTCGTATAAGGCACGCGGCTTTGCTCGTGACAAGCTTCATTTGCCCGGCCCGGATTTTGTGGATCGTGTCCTTTCCGTGAGCGATCGCAGCCCGCAGGTATTGCGCAACTTTCAGGCACTGCTTGGTCACGGCCGTCTTGCCGGCACAGGTTACGTTTCAATTCTGCCGGTTGATCAGGGAGTGGAGCATTCAGCGGGAGCGAGTTTTGCGCCGAATCCGCTCTACTTTGACCCTGAAAACATCGTGAAGCTGGCTATTGAAGGCGGATGTAACGCCGTCGCCTCGACTCTTGGCGTCTGCGGTGCGGTCGCGCGAAAATATGCGCACAAGATTCCCTTCCTTGTGAAGCTCAATCACAATGAGTTTCTTACTTATCCCAATAAATACGACCAGATCATGTTTGCCAGCGTTGAGCAGGCTTACCAGCTAGGTGCAGTGGCGGTAGGTGCGACCATCTACTTTGGCAGCGAGGAATCCGGTCGGCAGATTCAAGAGGTATCCGCTGCATTTGCACGGGCTCACGAGCTTGGCCTCGTGACGGTGTTGTGGTGCTATCTTCGCAACCCGGCATTCAAGACGGCTGACAAGGATTTTCACACTGCTGCCGACCTCACAGGTCAGGCGAATCATCTTGGGGTGACGATTCAGGCAGACATCATCAAGCAGAAATTACCGACTAACAATGGCGGTTACAACGCGCTGAAATTCGGCAAGACACATAAGGACGTTTACACCAAGCTCACGCCTGACGACCATCCCATCGAGTTGACTCGCTACCAGGTTGTCAATGGATTCAATGGCCGTGCGCCACTGATCAACTCTGGAGGCGAAAGCAAAGGAGAGAGCGATCTGGCAGAGGCTGTACGCACTGCGGTAATCAACAAACGAGCAGGCGGCATGGGGCTTATCTCCGGACGCAAGGCATTTCAGCGTCCCATGAAAGAGGGCATCGCTCTTCTCAACGCGATTCAAGATGTTTACCTTGATCAAACTGTAACTGTTGCCTGACGCCAGACCCGAAACCCAGAACATACCGAGGAAAATATGGCTACAACTGTTTCCACGTCCAAACTCGCAATCAATGGCGGCCCCAAGGCTGTACCTGATGACGTGAAGTTCGAGGTCTGGCCGCGTGTCGATCAGGATGACGAAGCGATGGTGCTCGCTTCACTGCGGCAGAATAATCATGCATGGGGGCCAAACTGTGTCGCTTTGCAGGATGAGTTTGCCGCGTGGAACGGCAACAAATACTGCGCGGTAACCAATTCCGGTACCGCAGCCCTGCACATGGGGCTTGCTGCGTGCGGCGTCGGCGCGGGTGATGAAGTCATCACCACTTCGCTGTCATGGACTTCCAGCGCGACCTGCATCCTCCACCACAATGCGATTCCCATCTTCGTAGATGTCGAGTGGAAGACGATGCTCATCGATCCGTCGAGAATTGAAAAAGCAATTTCACCCAAAACCAAGGCCATACTCCCCGTCCACTACTGGGGCGTACCCTGCGATATGGACGCGATCATGGATATCGCGAAACGCAAGGGGCTTTTCGTTGTCGAGGATGCGTGCCAGGCACATGGCTCACTTTTCAAAGGGCGAAAGGTCGGCACGTTCGGCCATTGCAGTGCATTCAGCCTGAATCAAAACAAAAACTTCTGCGGTGGTGAGGGGGGACTATTTGTTACCGAAGACGAGGACATGCACGTAAAGGGAAGGGCACTGATGAACTTTGGCGAGATGCGTGCTCCCGAAGCCAAACGAGATTTTCATGCCTACGGCATGGGCTGGATGTACCGCACGAGCGATCTGCCCGCGGCGTTTGCCCGTAGCCAGCTTCGAAAGCTGACCCGTACCAATGATGAAGCTCGTGCCAACTGGCGACGACTTGATCGTGCGATGGAGGGCACTCCAAACCTGACTAGGCCGTTTAGTACGAAAGATCAGGAAACCAACGGATACGCCTACGTTGCCCGTCCCGATCCCGCCTACGCAGCAAAACGCGGCGTGCCGTTGCCAGCTTTACAAACTGCGGTAGTTAATGCGCTGAAGGCAGAAGGCGTACCGATGGGCGCTGCGCGATGGATGCTTCCCGCGCACACCGTATTCCAGGCGAAGAATGGTTACGGACATGGTTGCCCCTGGACTTGCGGGTTCGCGCGACCGGATATCAGTTACGACCTGTCTCAGTACCCCGTGGCGCAGCAGTGCATCGACACATGTATCTGGTTAGCGGTCAACGGTCACCGTCCCCCCAACGCCAATGCACAGGTCGATGCGATGGCTGCGGGGGTAAGAAAAGTATTCGAAAATCTTGATGATCTTGCAGTGTGATGTTTTGCTGACACTTAAGTTTTAGGAACCAGCCATGCTGACCGGCTCCGCTACCGCAGATATCACGCCCACTGAGTCTCTTGATCTGATGGGGCAACTTCATGTGCGTAAAGCTGGCTATACGCGCGATGCACTGACAGCCAATGCGGTGGTGTTTCGTCAAGGTGAAACGACGCTGGCTATTGTGTCTGTTGATGTGGGAATGCTTCCGGATGAATTTGTTCGTCAGGTTCAGAAGGTTTGTGAGCAAACGCATGGCATTCCCTCCGCTCATGTGATCCTGCACTCGACTCATACGCACGTTGCTCCGTGCACGCTCGACTATCTCCCCGGCAAAATGAGCGAGTCCTACATGGCCGAACTGCAGCCCGCGATCGTGCGCGCCGTCGCCGCAGCGATCGCTGACCTTGAAGAGACCGATCTTTTTTCCGGCGAAGGGTTCATTGAGCAGATGGGTTGGAATCGTCGTGGGCTGCATCCCGACGGTCGGTGCGATATGTATTACGGGAGTTGGAACAAGGATTTCTCAGGGATCGAAGGCCCGCGGGACGGCACGGTCCCCGTCATCATCGCAAGACGAAAAAATGGGGTCGTCAAAACCATCATTACCGGGTTTGCAAGTCATCCGAACTGCTTGGAGGGAGAGTCGTTTTATTCTGCCGACTTCCCCGGAGAGATGAGGCGGTTCGTTCGAACAAACCTCGGCAACCTCGGCCATGCTGCGGGAATCGTCTATCTCACGGGGGCGGCAGGCGATACTGCGCCTTCAATCATGGAGAATAACCCGCTGGCCATCCAGCCGTGGCGCGGTGAAGAAGGAGCCCGCAAGAGCGGTGCATACCTTGGCGGAGAAGTCTTGCGAGTAATCTGGGAAAATGCCGCACCGTTTGTCACGTCGATGCGTGATCCGGTACTACGCATCGCCAGTGAGACATTGCGGATTCCGATTCGACCCTGGCCTGCGGACTTTTCTCCCGAAAAACAGGTTCAATGGGCGGGAGCGAGGGATTATTACCTCGCGGAGCGTGCCCTTTGGAACAGCGTATTGGCTACACGCGAAGCTGAGGTACGGTTGAATGTTCTGCGCATCGGCGATGCGGCGATCTGCACTAATCCCGCGGAGCTTTATTGCAGACTCGGACATGAAATTAAAAAGGGTTCACCTGCGCGGGTCACGATGGTTGCGGAACTGACCGACGGCTACTGTGGTTATGTTCCAACACGCGAGGCATTTGCACGGGGAGGGTACAGCGTCTGGCCGTCACGTACCGCCAAGCTGCCAGAACAAACAGGTGAGCTAATCGTCGAGGCTTCACGCCGATTACTGCAGCAAGTCTTCCGCTAGTCGGATGCGTTAGGACGCAATCATTCCGATGACTGCGGTGCTACAACGAAGCCGAACATGCAAGGGAGCGTTTAATCGGACGAAAAGCCCGTAATCGCTTCTAAAAGTTAACGCGCTGGATTTACTGAATGGTCTTGCTGCTCATAAGGGTTGCGGCAGATGCAATCTTCGTGCGTGGTTTGCGGACCAGCGGTCAATTCTTAACATGCGCGGTTCGGAACTGCATTATTTCCCTTTATTCAAGGTGAAGTCCATGCCTGCCAAACTATCTTTCAAGCAACGCCTGCTCACTCCCGGCCCGACCTCTGTACCTGAAGCGGTACTGCTGGAAATGGCTCAACCGATCATCCATCACCGCACGAAGCAATTCCAAGCGATCTTTAAGGATCTTTCGGAACGATTGCAAAAACTCTACCGCACGAAAGGCCCTGTGCTGAGCATTGCGGGATCGGGAACCACGGCTTTTGAAGCGGCACAGATATCACTGGCGAGGCCGGGATCGAAAGTGATTGCCGTCGCCAGCGGAAAGTTCGGAGAACGATGGCAGGACATTTACGATTCATATGCGAAGACGCTCGGCCTCGAGGTCATCAAACTCAACGTTGCATGGGGCAGTGCTGTCACAGCAGCTCAGATTGAGGACACGATCAAAGCAAATCCAGGCGTGAGTGCTGTCGCCCTTTGCCACAGCGAAACATCAACAGCTACCGCATGCGCCATCAAGGCGATCGCGGCAGTTGTTTCGAAAACGGATGCGCTTCTCCTTGTGGACGGCATCACGTCGGTCGGCTCAATACCCGTTGAAATGGATGCGTGGGGTATTGATTGTCTCGTAACCGGGTCACAAAAAGCTTTAATGCTCCCGCCGGGTCTTGGGTTTGTCGGGCTTGGCGAGCGGGCACTCAAACGGCTCGAAGAGGTCAAACCGCAGGGTTACTACAACCTTGATCTGCGACGGTGGCTTAAGAGCTGGCAGAAAAATGATGTGCCGTTTACTCCGCCGGTGAGCCTGATTCGCGGGCAGCGTGTGGCTCTGGAGATGATCGAAGCGGAGGGTTTAGAAAATGTTTGGACTCGTGCGAATAGACTCGCCGCGGCAGGACGTGCGGCGTTTCTTGCGATGGGATTGAAGCTTTGCAGCTCTTCGCCTTCCGACTCAGTGACGGGAGCGTTTTATCCGGATGGTGTGGACGACAAGAAATTCCGTGCGGCAGTCCGCGACAACCATGGCGTACACATCGCCGGCGGGCAGTCTGGTCGAGGTGCGGCATGGGAGGGCAAGATTTTCCGCATCTCCCATATGGGTTATGTGGATGCGGGAGATACGCTGGCAGGCCTCGCAGCTATTGAAAGTGAGCTGCGGTCTTCCGGTGCAACCATTGCGGCGGGAAGTGCGGTTGCTGCGGCAGGAAAGGTTTTGAACGCGTAAGCGAAATCCTCCGGACTACTCCCCGGGGTCAGATATGCCGATAAATCCGGTTGCGATGAAAGCCAACGACCAAGCGGTAATACAACGATGTCTGGAATTGCTCAGCCAGGTGGAAGGCACCGCTGACCGTGAAATAGCCGCGGAGCTGATTCAGGCTGTCGTTAAGCTGTCCGCCGACGATCCCGGCCGAGGGGAGATGCGGCTCATGCTCCGTGCGTTCAAGGAACTGCGCTATGCCTTCAAGACATTTAAGGGATATCGACATCGGCGCAAGGTGAGCATGTTTGGCTCCGCGCGGACCAAACCTGAACATCCCGATTACGTTCTCGCGGAACATATGGCCCGACTCTGTGCGGAGGCGGGTTTCATGGTGATCACCGGTGCTGGGCCGGGCATTATGCAAGCGGGCAACGTCGGTGCTGGTCAGGCGCACTCGTTTGGTGTTGCGATCAAGCTGCCTTTTGAGCAGAGCACCAATAAGGCGATTGCCGGCGACGATAAGCTCATCCACTTTCGCTACTTTTTTTCGCGTAAGTTGATTTTCGTGAAGGAAACGCACGCGATCGCGCTTTTCCCGGGTGGCTTTGGAACTCACGACGAAGGGTTTGAAGTACTTACTCTGGTTCAGACGGGACGAGCTGATCCGTTACCGATCGTAATGATCGAACATGCGGGCGGCAGCTACTGGAAGGAATGGGACCGCTTCGTAAGGAAGGAACTGCTGGGCAACGGAATGATCTCGCCGGAAGATACTTCTCTCTACCACATCACCAACGATGCAGCCGATGCGGTGAAGCACATCACGCAGTTTTACAGCAACTATCAGTCGCTGCGTTATGTCCGTGACGATCTCATCCTGCGGATCAAGCACGCGCCAACGCCGGAGGAGCTTGATGATCTGAATACGAAGTTTGCCGACATACTTACCGGAGGCACGATTACCGCCAGCATGACATCTCGATTTGAGCCGGAGTCGAAATTTCCTGAAATGGCGTGTTTATCGTTGGCGTTTAACCGTCGATCGCTGGCTCGATTGCGTCATTTGATCGACCGGCTAAATACATTACCGAGTCTGCCGCCGCTGAAAGAGACTGCAGTGGAGGCAGCGGAGGTCGGTGTCAATGAGAGCGACCGTGGCTTGTCGGAAATTGCTGAAGAAGAGGGAGTAAAAATCATCGGGCCGGAGATTTAATCAAGTGCGAAAGATTCCATAACGCGGAATCAGATTGCATCATTGAGTGACGTGGTTACTCGTACTGTTTGAGCTTCTGCCTTCAGCGGATCAGTACTAAATCCCGATATCTTCATTCCATAAGTCCGGCCGCGATTTAATGAACTCATGCATCAGAGCGATGCATCGAGGATCATTGAGCCTGATTACCTCGACTTTGTGCTTAACGAACAAATCTTCTGCTCCAAGGAAGTTTTCGCTTTCACCGATCACCACGCGCGGTATGCGGTAAAGCAGGCTTGTGCCGGTACACATGATGCATGGTGAAAGCGTGCTCACGAGTGTGAGTGTTGTCCAGTCACGTCGTCTTCCCGCATTGCGGATACAAGTGACCTCAGCATGGGCGGTTGGATCGCCAGTCTGCACGCGCAGATTGTGACCACGAGCGACAATCCGACCTGTTGAGTCTGCCAAGATCGAACCGATGGGCAGGCCGCCTTCGCGCAGTCCCTGCAGTGCTTCTTCATACGCCTCATTAAGCAGACTCTGATAATTGAGATGGTTTTCGATGACTCGTACTCCACGCTCTGATTTCATCAGCGTACCACGAGCCACTAAACTCTCGTGATGGCCGGCCTGTTCATCCTTTTTCTCGTGGCTGCTGGATTGTTAGTTATCAGTATTTCGGCGGCAACGGTCTATCTCATGACGCATCCGCGCCGGTTGACCTATGCCGTGGCGATCGGACGCGGATGGGCCACCAGCCCTGCGGAACTGGGACTTGAGCATGATGAGGAAATATTTTCCTTTGCGGATGGCGAACGAACGCCTGTTTGGAAGATCAAGGGTAAAAAGGAGGATGGCCCCGTTGTAATCATCACTCACGGCTGGGGTGATGGGCGTTACGGTGTTCTGCCGTGGGTCGAGCAGTTTGCGGACTTTGCTTCAAGCATTGTGGCTTACGACCTTCGCGGGCAGGGGGAGTCATCCGCGGCTGCGAGTCGGCTGGGAACAACTGAAGTGGGCGATCTTCTTGAATTGGTAGCCCATGTTTCCGAAACGAACCGGCTAGTAGTTCTCGTTGGGTTATCGATGGGTGCGGGTATTTCCATTGCTGCTGCCGCCCGCAATCCGGATAACATTGCGGGAGTTATTGGTGAGTCGGCCTATCGTCGCGGCATGCAGCCGGTTGCCGGATATTATCACATCAACCGTTGGCCGCTATGGCCGTTTTATCACCTCGTCGGTCTGTGGCTGGTCTTGCGATATTCGTCGGATCGAGCATTCGATCGCGCTCGCCATGCGGCTCAATTGCATTGCCCGCTTATGCTGTTGCATGGGGCAATGGATCCTATTTCGCCAATGATCGCAGCACGGCAGATAGTCGAGGCAGTAGCCGAAGGTCGCGGCCAACTCGTAGAGTTTGAAAATGGAGCGCATCTGGATTTGATGAAAATTGAGCCGGAACGTTACCGCGAAGTAGTCACGATTTTCTTTGCTGGCCTTAATACCGCGGCGGAACCGAAACGGAGAGCAATATGAATCTAGCTGGTCGGATTGATCACACCATCCTCAAAGCGGAAGCCACCCGGTCAGAGGTACATAAGCTCGTCGCCGAAGCGACAGAGCACGGGTTCGCCTCCTGTTGCATCAACGGCATATTCGCAGCAGACGTCGCTAAAGAATTGCGTGGCAGTGGAGTAAAGACCTGTGTCGTCGTGGGATTTCCGTTAGGTGCGAATAAGGCTACGATCAAGGCCATTGAAGCCACCAGTGCGGCAAAGGAGGGTGCGGAGGAGATCGACTTTGTTGCACACCTGCCGTACCTCTTGAAAAAAGACATCATTGCCGCCAAGGCTGAGTTCATGGAGATTGTGCGTGCTACTCGCACTGTGAATCCAAAGATCATTATCAAGGTGATTCTTGAGACCGCCGCTCTGATGCACGGGGTGGACGTAGTTGAGGGAGAAGCGAGAATCGCGGCTGGCTGCACAGCGGCTCGTGAAAGCGGGTGTGATTTTGTGAAGACCTCAACCGGCTTCCATAGTGCAGGCGGTGCGACAACCGAAGCAGTCAAGCTCCTGAAAAAACATTCCGGCGGACTGTATGTGAAGGCATCGGGTGGCATCAGGACTT encodes the following:
- a CDS encoding alanine--glyoxylate aminotransferase family protein, translated to MPAKLSFKQRLLTPGPTSVPEAVLLEMAQPIIHHRTKQFQAIFKDLSERLQKLYRTKGPVLSIAGSGTTAFEAAQISLARPGSKVIAVASGKFGERWQDIYDSYAKTLGLEVIKLNVAWGSAVTAAQIEDTIKANPGVSAVALCHSETSTATACAIKAIAAVVSKTDALLLVDGITSVGSIPVEMDAWGIDCLVTGSQKALMLPPGLGFVGLGERALKRLEEVKPQGYYNLDLRRWLKSWQKNDVPFTPPVSLIRGQRVALEMIEAEGLENVWTRANRLAAAGRAAFLAMGLKLCSSSPSDSVTGAFYPDGVDDKKFRAAVRDNHGVHIAGGQSGRGAAWEGKIFRISHMGYVDAGDTLAGLAAIESELRSSGATIAAGSAVAAAGKVLNA
- a CDS encoding alpha/beta fold hydrolase, with the translated sequence MAGLFILFLVAAGLLVISISAATVYLMTHPRRLTYAVAIGRGWATSPAELGLEHDEEIFSFADGERTPVWKIKGKKEDGPVVIITHGWGDGRYGVLPWVEQFADFASSIVAYDLRGQGESSAAASRLGTTEVGDLLELVAHVSETNRLVVLVGLSMGAGISIAAAARNPDNIAGVIGESAYRRGMQPVAGYYHINRWPLWPFYHLVGLWLVLRYSSDRAFDRARHAAQLHCPLMLLHGAMDPISPMIAARQIVEAVAEGRGQLVEFENGAHLDLMKIEPERYREVVTIFFAGLNTAAEPKRRAI
- a CDS encoding nucleoside deaminase — protein: MKSERGVRVIENHLNYQSLLNEAYEEALQGLREGGLPIGSILADSTGRIVARGHNLRVQTGDPTAHAEVTCIRNAGRRRDWTTLTLVSTLSPCIMCTGTSLLYRIPRVVIGESENFLGAEDLFVKHKVEVIRLNDPRCIALMHEFIKSRPDLWNEDIGI
- a CDS encoding LOG family protein is translated as MPINPVAMKANDQAVIQRCLELLSQVEGTADREIAAELIQAVVKLSADDPGRGEMRLMLRAFKELRYAFKTFKGYRHRRKVSMFGSARTKPEHPDYVLAEHMARLCAEAGFMVITGAGPGIMQAGNVGAGQAHSFGVAIKLPFEQSTNKAIAGDDKLIHFRYFFSRKLIFVKETHAIALFPGGFGTHDEGFEVLTLVQTGRADPLPIVMIEHAGGSYWKEWDRFVRKELLGNGMISPEDTSLYHITNDAADAVKHITQFYSNYQSLRYVRDDLILRIKHAPTPEELDDLNTKFADILTGGTITASMTSRFEPESKFPEMACLSLAFNRRSLARLRHLIDRLNTLPSLPPLKETAVEAAEVGVNESDRGLSEIAEEEGVKIIGPEI
- the deoC gene encoding deoxyribose-phosphate aldolase gives rise to the protein MNLAGRIDHTILKAEATRSEVHKLVAEATEHGFASCCINGIFAADVAKELRGSGVKTCVVVGFPLGANKATIKAIEATSAAKEGAEEIDFVAHLPYLLKKDIIAAKAEFMEIVRATRTVNPKIIIKVILETAALMHGVDVVEGEARIAAGCTAARESGCDFVKTSTGFHSAGGATTEAVKLLKKHSGGLYVKASGGIRTFDDAKKMIDAGADRLGCSASVAIIQGSKPTTGAGY
- a CDS encoding class I fructose-bisphosphate aldolase, yielding MPNIRDLLGNDADALLSYKARGFARDKLHLPGPDFVDRVLSVSDRSPQVLRNFQALLGHGRLAGTGYVSILPVDQGVEHSAGASFAPNPLYFDPENIVKLAIEGGCNAVASTLGVCGAVARKYAHKIPFLVKLNHNEFLTYPNKYDQIMFASVEQAYQLGAVAVGATIYFGSEESGRQIQEVSAAFARAHELGLVTVLWCYLRNPAFKTADKDFHTAADLTGQANHLGVTIQADIIKQKLPTNNGGYNALKFGKTHKDVYTKLTPDDHPIELTRYQVVNGFNGRAPLINSGGESKGESDLAEAVRTAVINKRAGGMGLISGRKAFQRPMKEGIALLNAIQDVYLDQTVTVA
- a CDS encoding DegT/DnrJ/EryC1/StrS family aminotransferase → MATTVSTSKLAINGGPKAVPDDVKFEVWPRVDQDDEAMVLASLRQNNHAWGPNCVALQDEFAAWNGNKYCAVTNSGTAALHMGLAACGVGAGDEVITTSLSWTSSATCILHHNAIPIFVDVEWKTMLIDPSRIEKAISPKTKAILPVHYWGVPCDMDAIMDIAKRKGLFVVEDACQAHGSLFKGRKVGTFGHCSAFSLNQNKNFCGGEGGLFVTEDEDMHVKGRALMNFGEMRAPEAKRDFHAYGMGWMYRTSDLPAAFARSQLRKLTRTNDEARANWRRLDRAMEGTPNLTRPFSTKDQETNGYAYVARPDPAYAAKRGVPLPALQTAVVNALKAEGVPMGAARWMLPAHTVFQAKNGYGHGCPWTCGFARPDISYDLSQYPVAQQCIDTCIWLAVNGHRPPNANAQVDAMAAGVRKVFENLDDLAV
- a CDS encoding ABC transporter ATP-binding protein, with amino-acid sequence MSSAGFSHKSLESFFAGAQTTNWGLIKWMVRLGLSFPRRCLTLLCIHLVMLGLTLGGLSLVGTAIDLIKYVVGDGPRPTLPLHLPFPEAGLAAPMKALIFLGVGIVLLALVRMGLRYGTAVATSQLINTIMIKLRTAVYDKLQRLSFRFFDANETGSIINRATSDVAGIASFAEWAIIQIIVLLITLVAYFLFMLQMHPTLTLVGLATSPLLMVASIWYSHSVRPALEHKSKLYDRVILTLSENVLGQHVVKGFALEDAEIAKFHAANDAFRVQQRWLFKRSSLYSSTVWLLTQVNLVVVLLYGGFLVIADHGNPSASFTVGSLIVFAALLQQFSSQVEAIANVANTLQASLTSAGRVYEVLHAPLEISSAPDAISISRLRGDVEFDRVSFGYFPSEPVLTDLSFKVQAGQCVAILGATGTGKSTLLSLIPRFYDPTGGRLLIDGIDVRKIKLEDLRRNIGLVFQESFLFSNTIANNIAFGQPNASREQVIKAAQIAAAHDFIMELPKGYDTVIGEQGMTLSGGQRQRLAIARAILLEPAILILDDATAAIDPETEHEILLAMDNAMKGRTTFVVAHRLSTLNRADFVIVLDRGRIVEAGTQDELMKRGGRYMEVAKVQVGDAESRDIMKARLWYEGQIPSLLDDVRAIE